In Kordia antarctica, the following proteins share a genomic window:
- a CDS encoding LytR/AlgR family response regulator transcription factor: MKILIIEDEPRAANQLQNMLATCGFSYELVAVIDSIEDAVSWFQTNKMPDLVFMDIQLADGLSFEIFQKVEVEAPIIFTTAFDQYAIQAFKVNSVDYLLKPIQEADLEVALQKFEKSNQKSTVEPAILKQLLASIQTQTETKNTSNRSGLLVKEGNGFVQIKTSDLLYVYSEESITFGVTTSKRYIIDETIDQLFNSLHQEEFYKINRGQIVAKRAIEKIHPYFNHRVKLSVSQGRDQEFIVSRQKTSDFKSWMNR; encoded by the coding sequence ATGAAAATATTAATCATTGAAGATGAACCGCGCGCCGCAAACCAATTGCAAAACATGCTTGCAACTTGTGGTTTTTCGTATGAATTAGTAGCTGTTATTGATTCGATTGAAGATGCTGTCAGTTGGTTTCAAACGAACAAAATGCCCGATTTGGTATTTATGGACATTCAATTAGCAGATGGTTTAAGCTTTGAAATTTTCCAGAAAGTTGAGGTCGAAGCGCCAATCATTTTCACAACCGCTTTTGATCAATATGCAATTCAGGCTTTCAAAGTAAACAGCGTTGATTATTTACTAAAACCAATTCAAGAAGCTGATTTGGAAGTTGCGTTGCAAAAATTTGAGAAATCCAATCAAAAATCAACGGTTGAACCTGCAATTTTAAAACAACTCTTGGCAAGTATTCAAACACAAACTGAAACTAAAAATACGAGCAACCGAAGTGGTTTATTAGTAAAAGAAGGCAACGGATTTGTGCAAATTAAAACTTCCGATTTATTATATGTCTATTCTGAAGAAAGCATTACGTTTGGCGTGACGACTTCAAAAAGATATATTATTGATGAAACTATTGATCAATTATTCAATTCATTACATCAAGAAGAATTTTACAAAATAAATCGTGGGCAAATTGTCGCAAAACGTGCTATTGAAAAAATACATCCGTATTTTAATCATCGTGTAAAACTGTCTGTTTCGCAAGGACGCGATCAGGAATTCATCGTCAGCAGACAAAAAACGAGTGATTTTAAATCTTGGATGAATCGTTGA
- a CDS encoding sensor histidine kinase, protein MFINKEKRLKYMGFDDTWFVIIGVIILSFITDYLFNNSFAKHELKWAVINWSISLVFSICNWLIMRVNIIYMRKKFPAFKDNPKRIFLLFLTIVITVISVDTLGGIIVGKLFNQTYYFNERYDILLPIIIISTMVMAMYEAIYYYVRLQRSIREEEQAKRVVVLAQLDALRNQAQPHFFFNSLNTLRDIIDQNSKEDAKQFVDKLSDVYRFILDAGNANLIPLRNEVKFARAYIHIQSERFGDNLKLNWKLPETALDSMIVPMSLQLLLENAIKHNVVSRSKPLTITVAIKDDYLVVNNKIQLKSTQLPSTKVGLKNIEKRHALISDKLPKIENDGNEFTVSIPLLQPSDILT, encoded by the coding sequence ATGTTTATCAACAAAGAGAAACGCTTAAAATACATGGGATTTGATGATACTTGGTTTGTCATCATCGGTGTTATCATTCTTAGTTTTATTACGGATTATCTCTTTAACAATTCGTTTGCAAAGCATGAATTAAAATGGGCAGTTATCAATTGGAGCATTTCCTTGGTGTTTTCCATCTGTAATTGGCTTATTATGCGTGTCAACATCATATACATGCGAAAAAAGTTTCCTGCGTTTAAAGACAATCCAAAGCGAATTTTTTTACTTTTTCTAACAATTGTAATCACTGTTATTTCAGTTGATACTTTAGGCGGAATCATTGTTGGGAAGCTTTTTAATCAAACCTATTACTTTAATGAACGATATGATATACTGCTACCAATTATTATCATAAGTACAATGGTGATGGCAATGTATGAAGCAATTTATTATTATGTGAGATTGCAAAGATCCATTCGAGAAGAAGAACAAGCAAAACGAGTGGTAGTTTTGGCACAATTAGATGCGTTACGAAATCAGGCGCAACCGCATTTTTTCTTTAATAGTTTAAATACACTTCGTGATATTATTGATCAAAATTCGAAAGAAGATGCAAAACAATTTGTAGATAAATTATCAGATGTATATCGGTTTATTTTAGATGCTGGAAATGCAAATTTAATTCCCTTACGGAATGAAGTAAAGTTTGCGCGCGCTTACATTCACATTCAATCAGAACGTTTTGGCGATAACTTGAAGCTGAATTGGAAGTTGCCTGAAACCGCTTTAGATAGTATGATTGTTCCGATGAGTTTACAATTATTACTAGAAAATGCCATCAAACACAATGTAGTTTCTCGATCAAAACCATTAACAATTACAGTTGCTATTAAAGATGATTACTTAGTTGTTAATAATAAAATTCAGTTGAAATCAACGCAATTACCATCCACAAAAGTGGGCTTAAAAAACATTGAAAAACGACACGCGTTAATCTCTGATAAATTACCAAAAATAGAAAACGACGGAAACGAATTTACAGTTTCAATTCCGTTATTACAACCGTCGGATATACTAACGTAG
- a CDS encoding ABA4-like family protein — MTPSEVFSIVGMLAMPMWILLIFLPKWKVTRFFIDYKIIPITLSFIYAIYIIKALLIGGMMDFGSLKSVMALFTEENAVLAGWVHYLAFDLLVGMWIINQNKELKIHPIIIAPCLFGTFMLGPVGFLLFMIMRTIKLKKAQS, encoded by the coding sequence ATGACACCTTCAGAAGTTTTCTCAATCGTTGGTATGCTTGCGATGCCAATGTGGATTTTACTCATTTTTCTTCCCAAATGGAAAGTCACACGATTCTTTATCGATTACAAAATAATTCCAATAACATTGTCATTTATATATGCGATTTATATCATTAAAGCCTTACTAATTGGTGGTATGATGGACTTTGGAAGCCTAAAATCGGTAATGGCATTATTTACAGAAGAAAACGCAGTCTTGGCAGGTTGGGTTCATTATCTCGCGTTCGATTTATTAGTCGGAATGTGGATCATCAATCAAAATAAAGAATTAAAAATTCATCCAATTATCATTGCACCTTGCCTTTTTGGAACATTCATGTTAGGTCCTGTTGGATTTTTACTTTTTATGATCATGAGAACTATCAAACTTAAAAAAGCACAATCATGA
- a CDS encoding PKD domain-containing protein yields the protein MLVSESAYSSVMPNATISGNATVCQFGTSPVITFTGSAGTAPYTFTYTVNAGTPQTVTSTGNTAMLPVSTNSNGTFTYTLTSVQDATATDNAVSGNVTITITESPNANLGGTGAVGGEPLFRVCDNMASTFTFTNTSSTASTLNTNYTINWGDGSPDFTAATWTSTMHDYAVGIYTLTYTIQGNNGCDTILAYTVFVGSNPAVSLGNPGNTDICNTDALTFPITGTANNPSGTTYTITFNDGSAPQIYNHPPPSSITHMFTMSSCNTTSSDGSNTYANSFSANIVASNPCSSSSVGVVPIYVSSEPEADFTYPTEPSCTNTLVCFEDLSTGNSTNGSDNNCTTNPNVVWEISPNTFTVSSGSLGDDFGSTDPALWLSGSDILCVNFTQAGTYTITQTVGNRCGTDVLSQTICVEEPLVPQFNLSATSGCTPLDITTTNTTDESTSCEPPTYQWQVTYASDFCGTTPEQWSFTNGTSATSTSPSFNFVTPGTYTIQLTGSNFCGSVTNSQQVIVKQPPTVSINPIADVCNSTSVTPTATINNCTDDTSSVTYSWLFPGATPASSNMESPGTIDYGMPGTYTISLQVTNDCGDSAVVSETFTIQEVPVITNTDLTQDICSGTATTAINLTATAASTTFSWTANATAGISGFTPSGTSNTIPAQVISTTNTSSGTVTYTVTPSIGTCDGTPVSFTITVNPAPEITTQPQSSTVCLNGTPNTLSVAASGGSPQYQWFSNTTNSNIGGTPIAGATNADYVPPTDTVGTVYYYCEITFASGGCSVINSQVAEVTVTPNATITSQPTPTQSLCINSTIVSPLSVAFTDGTGTVSYQWFSNTTNSNTGGTSIAGATNADYTPPIFTTLGNFYYYVELSFAGSGCSDVVSAVAEIIVVESPVVDVQPITTQTLCQNSTPQPLEVQASGGLGAFSYQWFSNTTNSTTGGTSIAGATNASYIPPTNTVGTLYYYCVVSQPANPNCSAISDTSEVNVNPAPLINSQPQSQELCFGETVTNLTVSYTNGVGTPTYQWYSNTVDDTTSGTIIASATTDTYTPSVTSVGTTYYYCIITFSSGGCLEIISNTAEIIVNETPSISDFTLTICSGNSFTSTPDTTNGDIVPTNTTYTWTAPTISPAGSITGASAETTPQNNISQVLTNTTTMPAIVTYIVTPTAGICNGIPFTVEVTVNPAISANVTITNIECFGANTGAITTNITGGVPFTTGTPYIISWTGPMGFTSSAASISNLVPGDYTLTVQDEGGCPFSEIYTITEPLELLLTIDTENSISCFGQNDGELAITVSGGTPNYSYSWTRNAAPFSTDEDISNLTAATYELTVTDDNNCGPITQSFVISEPNELMVSLVSQTNVACFGETSGAIEVASSGGTPTETSPGVFEYNYAWTGPNSFTSTDQNLTSLEGGTYNLTVTDANGCDDTLSVILTQPDEIVITFESTEILCFGDDNASITITNISGGSGSYTIEWSNFGAGMSQTNLSAGNYTITITDSNNCTASVTVTIAQPPIFTINPVVEQISCFGANDGSIMLNFQGGQNPIDFAWTDDPNAGVERNNLGPGTYTINIVDATPCTITETFTILEPSELTLAANITNALDCDDPNSGGINLLITGGTAPFTISWSNGAITEDLDAIPPGTYVVTVIDANGCEASESYDVIRPSPIIVDVETETVVNCNAFLASQKFTAQVSGGVPPYDLNWSSGTVSGVNDEVMTTTQNGLVILEATDALGCVNSYTFEVDIPEFSDADFSTTSSAFQTFGIYSQIDPIQFTNTTTGDYLNVSWDFGDGNFSNEENPIHSYANPGVYTVIQTVTFPEGCVYTRVISLAIEKGYKLIMPTGFTPNEDGLNDFFRPVFIGLDNMELNVYNTWGSLIYSETGDDIQGWDGKIKGEFAENGNYYYTFTAKTFFGSIIQEKGPLTLIL from the coding sequence ATGCTTGTTTCAGAAAGCGCTTACTCATCGGTTATGCCAAATGCAACTATTAGCGGAAATGCAACTGTTTGTCAATTTGGAACTTCACCTGTAATCACATTTACAGGTTCGGCAGGAACAGCTCCATATACATTTACATATACTGTGAATGCAGGAACTCCACAAACCGTTACCTCTACAGGAAACACAGCTATGTTGCCAGTTTCTACCAATTCTAACGGAACTTTTACGTATACCTTGACATCTGTACAAGATGCAACAGCAACTGATAATGCAGTATCAGGAAATGTTACAATTACTATAACAGAAAGTCCTAATGCAAACTTAGGAGGAACAGGCGCTGTTGGCGGTGAGCCTTTATTTAGAGTGTGTGATAATATGGCATCAACATTTACGTTTACCAATACATCTTCTACTGCGTCGACATTAAATACGAATTATACTATAAATTGGGGAGATGGTAGTCCTGATTTTACAGCGGCAACTTGGACATCAACAATGCATGATTATGCTGTTGGGATTTATACATTAACCTATACAATACAAGGAAATAATGGTTGTGACACGATACTAGCGTATACTGTTTTTGTAGGATCGAATCCTGCGGTTTCTTTGGGAAACCCTGGGAACACAGATATTTGTAATACGGATGCGCTCACATTTCCAATTACAGGAACAGCTAATAATCCGTCAGGAACTACGTATACAATTACATTTAATGACGGTTCGGCGCCACAAATTTATAATCATCCGCCGCCATCAAGTATTACACACATGTTTACAATGTCATCTTGTAATACGACAAGTTCTGATGGAAGTAATACATATGCAAATTCGTTTTCGGCAAATATTGTAGCATCTAATCCTTGTAGTTCTTCTTCTGTTGGAGTTGTGCCGATTTATGTTTCATCCGAACCCGAAGCAGATTTTACATATCCTACTGAACCATCTTGTACTAATACGCTGGTATGTTTTGAAGATTTATCCACAGGAAATTCAACCAATGGAAGTGACAATAATTGCACAACGAATCCAAATGTTGTTTGGGAGATTTCACCAAATACATTCACCGTAAGCAGTGGAAGTTTAGGAGATGATTTCGGTTCTACAGATCCTGCATTATGGCTTTCTGGTTCAGATATTTTATGTGTAAATTTCACACAAGCAGGAACGTATACAATCACGCAAACAGTTGGAAACAGATGTGGCACAGACGTACTTTCGCAAACTATTTGTGTAGAAGAACCTTTGGTTCCGCAATTTAATTTAAGTGCAACTTCAGGTTGTACGCCTTTAGATATTACAACCACAAATACAACGGATGAATCTACCAGTTGTGAACCACCAACATATCAATGGCAAGTTACGTATGCTTCAGATTTTTGCGGTACAACGCCTGAACAATGGAGTTTTACCAATGGAACTTCAGCAACCTCAACAAGCCCTTCATTTAATTTTGTAACGCCTGGAACATATACTATTCAACTTACAGGTTCAAATTTTTGTGGAAGTGTGACCAATTCGCAACAAGTAATTGTAAAACAACCACCAACAGTAAGTATAAACCCGATTGCTGATGTTTGTAACTCAACGTCTGTTACACCAACAGCAACCATAAACAATTGTACAGATGATACGAGTTCTGTAACCTATAGTTGGTTATTTCCGGGAGCAACACCAGCTTCATCAAATATGGAATCGCCAGGAACTATTGATTACGGAATGCCCGGAACTTATACCATTTCGCTTCAAGTTACCAATGATTGTGGTGATTCAGCAGTTGTCTCCGAAACATTTACTATTCAGGAAGTACCTGTGATTACAAATACAGATTTAACACAAGATATTTGCTCAGGAACAGCTACAACAGCTATCAACTTAACAGCAACCGCAGCAAGTACAACATTTTCATGGACAGCAAACGCAACCGCAGGGATTAGCGGTTTTACACCTTCGGGAACATCTAACACAATTCCTGCGCAAGTTATTTCAACAACAAATACTTCATCTGGTACAGTAACATATACGGTAACGCCATCTATTGGAACATGTGATGGAACGCCTGTATCATTTACCATTACGGTAAATCCTGCGCCAGAAATTACAACACAACCACAATCGAGTACGGTGTGTCTAAACGGAACACCAAATACGCTAAGCGTTGCTGCTTCTGGCGGTTCGCCACAATATCAATGGTTTAGTAATACAACAAATAGTAATATTGGTGGAACTCCAATCGCAGGAGCAACAAATGCTGATTATGTTCCGCCAACCGATACCGTAGGAACTGTATATTATTATTGTGAAATCACATTTGCTTCAGGCGGTTGTTCTGTGATAAATTCGCAAGTTGCCGAAGTTACCGTAACGCCAAATGCAACTATTACTTCGCAACCAACTCCAACACAAAGTTTATGTATAAATAGTACGATTGTAAGTCCGCTATCCGTAGCTTTTACTGACGGAACAGGAACCGTTTCGTACCAGTGGTTTAGCAATACAACAAATAGTAACACAGGCGGAACTTCAATTGCAGGAGCAACAAATGCTGATTATACACCACCAATATTTACAACACTAGGAAATTTTTATTATTATGTAGAATTATCGTTTGCAGGAAGTGGTTGTAGTGATGTTGTAAGTGCTGTTGCAGAAATTATAGTTGTTGAATCTCCAGTAGTAGATGTACAACCAATAACTACGCAAACGCTTTGTCAAAATAGTACACCACAACCATTGGAAGTGCAAGCTTCTGGAGGTTTAGGAGCATTTTCATACCAATGGTTTAGCAATACAACAAATAGCACTACGGGCGGAACTTCAATTGCAGGAGCAACCAACGCTTCCTATATTCCACCAACAAATACTGTAGGAACCTTGTATTATTATTGTGTCGTTTCACAACCTGCAAACCCAAATTGTTCAGCAATAAGTGATACTTCAGAAGTGAACGTAAATCCTGCGCCGCTTATCAATTCGCAACCGCAATCGCAAGAATTGTGTTTTGGCGAAACTGTAACTAATTTAACTGTAAGTTATACAAACGGCGTTGGAACACCAACCTATCAATGGTATTCTAATACTGTTGACGATACTACTTCCGGAACTATAATTGCAAGCGCAACAACTGATACGTATACACCAAGTGTAACTTCGGTTGGAACGACTTATTATTATTGCATCATCACATTTTCTTCTGGCGGATGCCTTGAAATTATTTCAAATACTGCTGAAATTATTGTAAATGAAACACCAAGTATTAGTGATTTTACACTAACTATTTGTAGCGGAAACAGCTTTACTAGTACGCCAGATACTACGAATGGAGATATCGTTCCAACTAATACAACATATACATGGACTGCGCCAACTATTTCGCCTGCGGGAAGTATTACAGGAGCAAGCGCCGAAACAACACCGCAAAACAATATCAGTCAGGTTTTAACAAATACAACCACAATGCCAGCCATTGTAACGTATATCGTAACACCAACTGCTGGAATTTGTAATGGAATTCCGTTTACAGTAGAAGTTACCGTAAATCCAGCTATTTCGGCAAACGTAACAATTACAAATATTGAATGTTTTGGTGCGAATACTGGTGCAATTACAACAAACATTACTGGCGGCGTACCATTTACAACAGGAACACCTTATATTATTTCCTGGACAGGACCAATGGGATTTACTTCGAGTGCTGCTTCTATTTCAAATCTTGTGCCTGGCGATTATACATTAACGGTTCAAGATGAAGGCGGTTGCCCTTTTTCAGAAATCTATACAATTACAGAGCCTTTAGAACTATTATTGACTATTGATACTGAAAATTCTATTAGTTGTTTTGGTCAAAATGATGGTGAATTAGCCATTACAGTTTCTGGTGGAACGCCAAATTATAGTTATAGTTGGACAAGAAATGCAGCTCCTTTTTCTACCGATGAAGATATTTCAAACTTAACAGCAGCAACGTACGAACTTACAGTCACAGATGACAATAATTGTGGACCAATTACACAATCGTTTGTAATTTCGGAACCAAATGAATTGATGGTTTCTTTAGTGAGTCAAACAAATGTTGCCTGTTTTGGAGAAACTTCAGGAGCAATAGAAGTTGCTTCTTCAGGAGGAACACCAACAGAAACATCGCCTGGCGTGTTTGAATATAATTATGCTTGGACAGGACCAAACAGTTTTACAAGTACAGATCAAAATTTAACAAGTTTAGAAGGCGGAACGTACAATCTTACCGTAACAGATGCGAATGGTTGTGACGATACACTTAGTGTTATTTTAACGCAACCTGATGAAATTGTCATTACTTTTGAATCGACTGAAATTTTATGTTTTGGCGACGATAATGCTTCTATTACGATTACTAATATTTCTGGCGGATCTGGTTCTTACACCATTGAATGGAGCAATTTTGGCGCAGGAATGAGTCAAACAAATTTATCTGCTGGCAATTATACTATTACCATAACCGACTCAAATAATTGTACAGCTTCTGTGACAGTTACCATTGCGCAACCGCCTATATTCACGATTAATCCTGTGGTTGAACAAATTTCTTGCTTTGGCGCGAATGATGGAAGCATCATGCTAAACTTTCAAGGCGGACAAAATCCGATAGATTTTGCTTGGACAGACGATCCAAATGCTGGTGTAGAACGAAATAATCTTGGGCCAGGAACTTATACCATCAATATTGTAGATGCAACTCCGTGTACCATCACGGAAACGTTTACAATTTTAGAACCTTCTGAATTGACGTTAGCAGCAAATATTACCAATGCACTTGATTGTGACGATCCAAATTCTGGAGGAATTAATTTATTAATTACAGGAGGAACAGCACCTTTTACTATAAGTTGGTCTAATGGAGCAATTACAGAAGATTTAGATGCTATTCCGCCTGGAACTTACGTAGTAACTGTTATTGACGCAAATGGTTGTGAAGCTTCGGAAAGTTATGATGTTATAAGACCTTCGCCGATTATTGTTGATGTTGAAACAGAAACCGTTGTTAATTGTAATGCGTTTTTAGCAAGTCAAAAATTTACAGCACAAGTTTCTGGTGGCGTTCCGCCATATGATTTAAACTGGTCTAGCGGAACTGTTTCTGGAGTCAACGATGAAGTCATGACAACTACACAAAACGGTTTGGTTATTTTAGAAGCTACGGACGCACTTGGTTGTGTAAACAGTTATACGTTTGAAGTTGATATTCCTGAGTTTAGCGATGCTGATTTTAGTACTACTTCGAGCGCGTTTCAAACTTTCGGGATTTATTCACAAATAGATCCAATTCAATTTACCAATACAACCACGGGCGATTATCTGAATGTTTCATGGGATTTTGGTGATGGAAATTTTTCTAATGAAGAAAATCCGATACATTCCTATGCAAATCCTGGAGTTTATACAGTAATACAAACCGTAACTTTTCCAGAAGGTTGCGTGTATACTAGAGTTATTAGTTTGGCTATTGAAAAAGGATATAAATTGATTATGCCAACAGGTTTTACACCAAATGAAGATGGATTGAATGATTTTTTTAGACCTGTTTTTATTGGTTTAGACAACATGGAATTAAACGTTTATAACACTTGGGGAAGTTTAATTTATTCTGAAACTGGCGATGATATTCAAGGTTGGGACGGAAAAATTAAAGGAGAATTTGCAGAAAACGGAAATTACTATTACACATTTACAGCTAAAACATTTTTTGGGTCTATTATTCAAGAAAAAGGACCACTTACGTTAATATTATAA
- a CDS encoding PorP/SprF family type IX secretion system membrane protein encodes MKLKLCIFIIGLCFVPRMQAQDPIFSQYFLVPQTLNPGFAGFMETTHVGIVHRTQWPALGFRIDTNYAFLSTWFPEANSGLGVSFLSQRENQSSYSFSQFNINYAYQIQLGEDWYFRPGLEVGRGRKNFGFQGLVLEDQINIQTGFINTSSIDLLLLEENVNFWDISAGLLFNTEKAWIGISAKHLNRPNIALAANGNAPLETFFSISAGYEFLVTDFIDVRFLPFETRLLVTGNYMSQGRFNRFDLGTSLSVGRFFLGATLVTNPSKNSGNSHVLTSVNAFTGMQYTNFRFGISYDFNTSQIGRTGGVYELSLTYQFDSEAKRCYGCPDYQK; translated from the coding sequence ATGAAATTAAAATTATGCATCTTTATTATTGGTTTATGCTTTGTGCCTAGAATGCAAGCACAAGATCCAATATTTTCACAATACTTTTTGGTGCCACAAACCTTAAACCCTGGATTTGCAGGATTTATGGAAACAACACATGTCGGAATTGTTCACAGAACGCAATGGCCTGCATTAGGCTTCAGAATTGATACAAATTATGCTTTTCTAAGCACTTGGTTTCCAGAAGCAAATAGTGGTCTTGGTGTTAGCTTTTTAAGTCAGCGCGAAAATCAAAGCAGTTATTCGTTTTCACAATTTAATATCAATTATGCGTATCAAATTCAGTTAGGTGAAGATTGGTATTTTAGACCAGGCTTAGAAGTTGGTCGCGGACGGAAAAACTTTGGCTTTCAAGGATTGGTGCTGGAAGATCAAATTAATATTCAGACTGGGTTTATTAATACTTCATCAATTGATTTGTTATTGTTAGAAGAAAACGTCAATTTTTGGGATATTTCTGCGGGACTTTTGTTTAATACCGAAAAAGCGTGGATTGGAATTTCTGCAAAGCACTTAAATAGGCCAAATATTGCATTAGCTGCGAATGGAAATGCTCCGTTAGAAACATTTTTTTCTATTAGTGCTGGATATGAATTTTTGGTAACCGATTTTATCGATGTACGTTTCTTACCTTTTGAAACACGATTGCTAGTTACAGGAAATTATATGAGTCAAGGCCGTTTTAATAGATTCGATTTAGGAACTTCACTTTCTGTTGGACGATTCTTTTTAGGAGCGACCTTAGTGACAAATCCTTCTAAAAATAGTGGAAACAGTCATGTATTAACGTCTGTGAACGCATTTACAGGTATGCAATACACCAACTTCAGATTTGGAATTTCGTATGATTTTAATACGTCTCAAATTGGACGTACTGGTGGCGTGTATGAACTTTCATTAACATATCAATTTGATTCGGAAGCCAAAAGATGTTATGGTTGTCCTGATTATCAGAAATAA
- the rseP gene encoding RIP metalloprotease RseP — protein MGLFIQIIMFVLIISILVILHELGHFIPAKLFKTKVEKFYLFFDPWFSLVKKKVGDTEYGIGWLPLGGYVKIAGMIDESMDKEQMDKPPEPWEFRSKPAWQRLIIMLGGVIVNFLLAWVIYISLFTYYGETYIPVDQIKDGLYVDAISEKIGLKTGDKILMIDGNKVEKLDRYLNIDLLLGDEVTVMRNGKQVTFPLSDEGKKAALDSQGRNFVTPRYAAIIGTVKDSTNAKKAGLLEKDEIVAVNGDRIQFWDEFSTKVGASKNKELQITVNREGRELTLPVLVSDKSVIGITLNNDEAIGRLVVTKEYGFFEAIPRGFDETINILVRQVKQFKLIFNPIIKGYTKVKGPIGIVEMMPTTWDWQFFWGFMAMFSVWLAFLNILPIPALDGGHVMFLLYEMIVGKAPSQKVMEVGQIVGFVIIMSLMVVIFGNDIWNLFKGGS, from the coding sequence ATGGGATTATTTATTCAGATTATAATGTTTGTCCTTATCATATCAATTCTAGTGATTCTTCACGAATTGGGACACTTCATACCAGCCAAGCTTTTCAAAACAAAAGTTGAGAAATTTTACTTATTCTTTGATCCGTGGTTTTCTTTAGTTAAAAAGAAAGTTGGAGATACTGAATATGGAATTGGATGGCTTCCATTAGGTGGTTATGTGAAAATTGCTGGAATGATTGATGAAAGCATGGATAAAGAGCAAATGGATAAACCGCCAGAGCCGTGGGAATTCCGTTCAAAACCAGCTTGGCAACGTCTCATTATTATGTTAGGTGGCGTTATTGTAAATTTCTTATTAGCTTGGGTTATTTACATATCCTTATTTACATATTATGGAGAAACGTATATTCCAGTAGATCAAATTAAAGATGGTTTATATGTAGATGCAATCAGTGAGAAAATTGGTTTAAAAACAGGAGACAAAATCCTGATGATCGATGGTAATAAAGTCGAAAAATTAGATAGATATTTAAATATAGATCTTTTACTCGGCGATGAAGTAACGGTAATGCGTAACGGAAAACAGGTTACATTTCCATTAAGTGATGAAGGTAAAAAAGCAGCGTTAGACAGTCAAGGAAGAAACTTTGTAACCCCAAGATATGCAGCAATCATAGGAACTGTGAAAGACAGTACCAATGCAAAAAAAGCGGGACTTTTAGAAAAGGATGAAATTGTTGCTGTAAATGGTGATAGAATTCAATTTTGGGATGAATTTAGCACTAAAGTTGGCGCTAGTAAAAATAAAGAATTACAAATAACAGTAAACAGAGAAGGTAGAGAACTTACGTTACCTGTACTAGTTTCAGATAAATCTGTAATAGGAATTACATTAAATAATGACGAAGCAATAGGTCGTTTGGTAGTCACAAAAGAATACGGTTTTTTTGAAGCAATTCCTAGAGGTTTTGATGAAACAATAAATATATTAGTACGCCAAGTAAAGCAATTCAAACTAATTTTCAATCCTATTATTAAAGGATATACGAAAGTAAAAGGACCTATTGGAATTGTGGAAATGATGCCAACTACTTGGGATTGGCAGTTCTTTTGGGGATTCATGGCAATGTTTTCTGTATGGCTCGCATTTTTAAATATATTACCAATTCCTGCCTTAGATGGCGGACACGTAATGTTTTTACTATATGAAATGATTGTTGGAAAAGCACCATCGCAAAAAGTGATGGAAGTTGGTCAAATAGTAGGTTTTGTAATCATTATGAGTTTAATGGTAGTCATCTTCGGAAACGATATTTGGAACTTATTCAAAGGTGGTTCTTAA